TCTGATGTTACAATAACATATTATGAAAACGAAATTATTGGTATTGATTTACCGGTAAAAGTTGCTTTAAAAATTGTTGAAACTGATGATGCAACAAGAGGCGATACAATTAATAATCCTCAAAAAGAAGCCACACTTGAAACTGGATTTAAAATTAAAGTCCCAATGTTTATCAAAAATGGAGAAGTTGTTACCGTTCGTACCGATACTGGTGCTTACGACGGTCGTGCTTAAATTTTGCTGATTTGAGTTAAGATTTATTCTTAACTCTTTTTTTGACATTTTTTTCTCCTAGAGTTATATAAATTTATCTTTGTCATATAATTCAAGGAGGGATTATGAATAAACATTAATTGCTTTTTTATCAGTATTTTCTTTAGGCGTTGTTTTATCGATTTACTATGCAATTATTCCAATGAATAATAGTGAAAATCAAGAAGTTGCAGCTTCGGTTTCTCCAAGTTCTGTCAGTTATTCACCTGAATTATATTTTTCAGCTTTGATAAGTCAAAGGAAAGAAAATCATGACAAAATTGTTTCAGATTATAACGAAATAATTGTTTCTGAAGCATATAGCAAAGAAGAAAAGGAAGTAGCTTTATCCTCTTTAGAAAAAGAAAATAATACTTATGCTTTAGAATTAACTATTGATAGAAATTTAGCCACAGTTGGTTATTTATATTCAATAACTAAAATAAAAGAAACTGAAAAAAGTGTCAGCATTATTATCTATCAAGATCCGAATGGTCAAAAAATTGATAAAGTTGAAATATTTTATCTGACATTGAATACATTAAATGACAATAGTTATGATGTGTCTCTTGTCATTCATTCTTAAAATGATTTATTAAAACAAATTAAAAGATACTCGTTTACTTATAATTCATTGACATAAATTATTTTATCAATTAAAATAACTTATTGAAATGAGGAGAAATGCGATGTTTATTTTAGCAAATTTATCTGGTGGTGCTATTGCAGGTATTGTTATTGGAACCTTTATTGCTGGTTTGGTTGTTGGTTA
This DNA window, taken from Firmicutes bacterium CAG:345, encodes the following:
- a CDS encoding unknown (no significant homology to UniProt) is translated as MNNSENQEVAASVSPSSVSYSPELYFSALISQRKENHDKIVSDYNEIIVSEAYSKEEKEVALSSLEKENNTYALELTIDRNLATVGYLYSITKIKETEKSVSIIIYQDPNGQKIDKVEIFYLTLNTLNDNSYDVSLVIHS